In Verrucomicrobiota bacterium, the sequence TGCTCTGAATGGGACCGTTTATAATCTGGTGCAACTTTACGAAGAAACGCAGCGCCCCGACCAAGCCACCGAATGGGAGAAGAAGCTGGGCGAGTTCGATCACGCCTTAGTAGCCCAAAGCATTCCTGCCCGAGAGCGAGCGGCCAGCACAAATCTAATTGACCTGGGTTCGGTATACAATGCCACGCTGACGGCCTCCTGGCATGAATCCGGGTCGGCGTCAAACGACTTGTCCGAGCTACCCCGAGGCATCCAGATGTTCGCTGGAGTCCAGTTTGACGTGCGCGGACTAATCCAGCTCAGCGCCTCTTTTAACGGCCATAACAGATACCCAAACGAGGTTCGGGATATTCTGGTGCATCGCACCTGCCAGAAGCTGCACTTTCTGCACGCGGCCATATACGGCGGTGGTGCGCCAGACGGAACAAAGATCGGCAGGTACATCATCCACTACGCTTCTGGGACGCAGAGCGAGCTTCCCATCGTCATGGGCCAGTCACTGGGCGACTGGTGGACGCAGCTGGACGAGCAAGACAAAAGGTTCACGATCGCATGGGTGGGGGAAAACGCCGAATGCCGAAGACAGGGCAACACCATCCGTTTGTTCAAGAGCACGTGGGGGAACCCCGCTCCGGACGATACTGTGACTACCATAGATTTCATCGGAGATCAAAAAGGGCCAGCGCCTTTCCTAGTGGCAATCACGGTGGAGCCCTAACGGAGCGGAGGTTCTTTTTTATCAGGACCTCCAGGATTGCCGAGTAAGGTCTTGCATCCCATCGCTCCACCATTTGTATCGTCCGCGTCGGGAATCCCTGCTAAGTACCTCAGCCGTGAGCGACGTGACTCAAATCCTCACCGCCATCGAGCAAGGTGATGAGAAGGCCGCCGACAAGCTGCTCCCGCTGGTGTATGAGGAGTTGCGCAAACTGGCGGCGCACCGGATGGCGAACGAAGCGGCCGGTCAAACTCTCCAGGCCACGGCGCTGGTTCACGAAGCCTGGATGCGGTTGGTCGGCAAGGAAAACCCGAAATTTGAAAACCGCGCTCATTTCTTCGCCGCCGCTGCCGAGGCGATGCGCCGCATCCTCATTGACAACGCCCGCCGCAAGCGCGCGCTGCGTCATGGGGGCGGACAGCAGCGCGTTGAGTTTGAGCCGGCGGAGCTTGCCTCCGCGAGCGACGACGACCAATTGCTGGCCGTGAACGAGGCGATCGACAAACTCGCCGCGCAGAGCAAGCTCGAAGCTGAATTGGTCAAGCTGCGTTACTTCGTCGGTCTGACCCTCGAGGAAGCGGCCGAGGTCCTCGGCATC encodes:
- a CDS encoding sigma-70 family RNA polymerase sigma factor, with protein sequence MSDVTQILTAIEQGDEKAADKLLPLVYEELRKLAAHRMANEAAGQTLQATALVHEAWMRLVGKENPKFENRAHFFAAAAEAMRRILIDNARRKRALRHGGGQQRVEFEPAELASASDDDQLLAVNEAIDKLAAQSKLEAELVKLRYFVGLTLEEAAEVLGISARTADNYWAHARAWLFSELKGQKH